Genomic window (Achromobacter sp. B7):
GCGCAGCAGGCCCAGCAAGCGTTGGTCTAGCGTGTCCATTGTGCAAAGTGCTAATGTTGGCTGTCGAATTGCCAGAATCTTAGCGTTTCGTGTGGAAAGTTGTCACTATGAATTGATTTGGGCATCGGCCAGAATTTCCTTTCCATAACTTGGGGAGAAAAAAATGACGACATTGCTCACGACGTCGGACGTTGCCACCATCGTGGCCCGATACGGCCCGCGCAAGGTTTTCACCGATCTGCTGGACTATGTGCTGGCCGATTTTCTGCGATGGCAAGAATTCGACAAGTGCGCGCGTGTCGCCAGTCATTCCCCTGCCGGCGTCATCGAACTGATGCCCGCCGCCGACAGCGAGCTGTACAGCTTCAAGTTCGTGAACGGCCACCCCGACAACCCGCAAACCGGCCTGTCCACCGTGATGGCCTTTGGCGCCCTGGCGCAAGTCAGTACGGGCGAACCGCTGCTGATCAGCGAACTGACCCTGACCACCGCCCTGCGCACCGCCGTCACGTCGGCGCTGGCGGCACGCGCGTTGGCCCGGCCCGATTCGCGCTCGATGGCGTTGATTGGCAACGGGGCGCAGGCGGAATTCCAGGCCCTGGCATTTCACTATGTGCTGGGTATCGACGTGTTGCATGTGTACGACGTGGACGCCGACGCGACGCGCAAGCTGCAAGCCAACCTGGCCGCCGTCGCCCCGACGCTGCGCGTGGTCGCGTTTGACGGCACCGCGCAGGCGGTCAAGGGGGCGGACATCGTCACCACCGTCACCGCCGACAAGGCCTACGCCACCATTCTGACCGCCGACATGGTTGAACCCGGCATGCACATCAACGCCTTGGGCGGCGACTGCCCGGGCAAGACCGAACTGCATGCCGACGTGCTGCGCCGGGGCGCTGTCTTTGTCGAATACGAACCGCAGACGCGCATTGAAGGCGACCTGCAACAGATGCCCGCGGATTTTCCGGTGACGGAACTGTGGCGCGTGCTGACGGGGCAGGCGGCCGGCCGCCGCAGCGCTGAAGATGTGACCATCTTCGATTCGGTGGGTTTTGCGCTGGAAGACTTTTCGGCCTTGCGCTGGTTGCGCGACAGCGCCGTCCGATTTGGCATCGGCGCTCGCATTGAAGTGGCGCCGCGATTGCAGGATCCCAAGAATCTGTTCGATGTGGTGCGCGCGGCCACTGACGTGAAGGCCGCGCCGGGGCAGCCATAGCCCCGGCGATTCATCAGCAAAGCGCGATCAGGCGGCGCGCGGGGCGTCAGTGGGCGGCGTGCCGTCGTGGAACATCGTCTTGAGCTGCGAGCGCAGCTCTGGCGAGTCGGCGTGCTTGTGCACGGTGGTGGCATGCTGCACGGCGGCTTCCAGCAATTCGTCGTCGGAATCCGCGGCCAGGGCTACCGAGCAATTCATCTCGCTTGGAAACTCACGGCAGTCGATGTATTTGCGGGTCATGATTGTCTCCTTGCGCAGCGCCCAGGGGCGCTTGCGTAATGGCACATCCGACGCGCGGCATGCGGGGCATCGGGCAGTTGGCGCGTCGCAGCGCACCCGATGATTCCAAAAGTATAGACCCGGGCGCTTACGGCTTTTCTTCTGGCAGTGCGTCATGCGACACCGGGCGGCCCAAGAGGTAACCCTGGAAGTGCGAGCAGCCTTCCTGTGTCAGCCGGTCCAGCTGCGCGGCGGTTTCCACGCCTTCGGCAGTGGTCGGAATGTCCAGGCTGCGCCCGATGCCGTTGATGGCGCGGATGATGGCCAGTGCTTCTTTACTGGATTCGACGTCCTGGGTGAACGATTTGTCGATCTTGATCTTGTCGAAATCGAACGAACGCAGATAGCCCAGCGACGAATAACCCGTGCCAAAGTCGTCCAGCGCCACTTTCACGCCCAGCGCCTTCAAGCGCTTGAGCGTGTTCAGGTTGGAGGCCGAGTTGGCCAGCAGCACCGATTCGGTAATCTCCAGTTCCAGCCGCCGCGCCGGCAGGCCGGACTTGGTCAACGCCGATTCCACCAGCGACACCAGCGCGCTGTTGGTGAACTGGCTGGCAGACAGGTTTACGGCCACGGTTTCGTGGTCGTCCCAGCGCATGGCTTCGGCGCAGGCCTCGTGCAGGGTGAAGGCGCCCAGCTCGTGGATCAGGCCGGTTTCTTCGGCGATGGGAATGAAGTCGCCGGGCATGATCAGGCCCTTGACCGGATGCTGCCAGCGCATCAGCGCTTCGCGCCCGACGATGCGCACGTGGCTGACGTCCAGGATGGGCTGGTAATACAACTGCAATTGCTGACCCATGATGGCCTGGCGCAAGTCCATTTCCATTTCATGGCGCTTGAGCGCGGCGGCCTCCATCTCGGGCTGGAAGAACGCCATGCGGTTGCGGCCGTTGCGCTTGGCTTCGTACAGCGCCATGTCGGCGTAGCGCAGCAGGTGGTCGGCGGTGTATTCGGGCGTCTCGGCCAGCGCGATACCGATGCTGACGCTGATCGGCACCGTATGGCCGTCCACTTCAAAGGGCTGGCGCACCGCGTCGATCAGCCGTTCGGCCATCTTGCGCACGTCGTCCTGCTGGCCAATGTTGGGCAGCACCACCGCGAATTCGTCACCGCCCAGGCGGGCCAGCGTGTCCTGCTCGCGCAGCACCTTCGGCAGCCGCTTGGCCAAGAGGCGCAGCAGCTCGTCGCCGCAGGGATGGCCCAGCGTGTCGTTCACGCTTTTGAAATTGTCCAGGTCCAGGCACAGCACGGCGGTGCGGCGGTCGTCGGCACAGTGGTGCAGCGCCTTGAGAAGCTGCTCGCGGAACAGCCGGCGGTTGGGCATGCCGGTCAGGGTGTCGTGATGCGCCATGTAGCGCACCTGGGCATGCGCCGCGTTCTCGTCCGTGACGTCATCGGAGATCAGCAGCGCGTAACGCGAGCGCGGGTCGTTGCTGTGGAAAACCAGCGTGCGCGTGCGCAAGGTGCGCATGCCGCGCGCGGTGGTCAGCTCTTCTTCCGCTTCACGCAGGGCGCCGTCCGATCGCAAGGCGTCGTGCGTCAGCCGGTCCAGGAATTCGCACACGGGTTCAGGCAGGCACTGCTGCGCCGTCTTGCCCAGCATCTGGGCGCGCGTGACGCCGAACGTGGCTTCCGCCTGACGGTTGGCCAGCAGGATATTGCGCGACACGGCGTCCATCACCAGCACGCACGACGGGATGTGCGACACCACGGCATCCAGGAAGCTGGATAGCGACGTCAATTCCGAGTTGTAGTGTTCGGCCAGCTCTTTGGCCTTCACCAGCTGCTGTTCGCGTTCACGGCGTTCGGTGACGTCGCGCGTGACCTTGGCAAAGCCAATCAGCTCGCCCTGGTCGTCGCGGATGGCGTCGATCACCACATTGGCCCAGAACAGCGTGCCGTCGCGGCGCACGCGCCAGCCCTCGGCTTCGAAGCGGCCCTGTTCGCGCGCCGTGGCCAGGCCGCGTTGCGGCAAGCCGGCGGCCTGGTCGGCGGCCGTGTAGAAGCACGCAAAGTTCTTGCCGACGATCTCTTCTTGGGTGTAGCCCTTGGCGCGCTGCGCCCCGGCGTTCCAGTTGGCGACTGTGCCGTCCGGATGCAGCATGTAGATGGCGTAGTCGACGACACCCTGCACAAGGTGCCGGTACATGACGTCGGAATTGTCGATGATCATTGGATGAGGGGGCGGGGGGAAGCGCCCGCGTCTGGCGGGCCTGGCCGGCGTACGCGTGGGCTGTCCCGCGAATGGAATGAGGGATCTACGGCTTTACGTCGCCGTCTTGGCAATAGTTAAGGCGCGGGCCTGAAAAGGCGTGAATCTAACGAATGTTGTCGTAGAAACACGATTCATTGCATGGGGTGGCGCGGCAGGTCACAGCTTTACCCGCTGGCGCAGCGCCTGCGCGATCATCCCGATGTCGATGTCCTTGCCCGGGTTCTTCAAGCAGAAGTCGTACAGCACGGCCACGTACGCATTGCCCAGCAGCTTGGTGATGGCGCCCGCGGTGGTGGCGGCGATGGTGCCGCCCACGGCGCTGCCCGCGCCCGGAATGAATTTCAGCATGCCCGATACCACCGACCGCCCGATCAGCGTGGCCGCCGACGCACCCAGCGTGGAGGTGACCAGCGTGGTGATGGCGGTGGTGTCCAGCTCCATGCCGAAGGTGATGCCGATCTTGGCGATCATGCCGACCTGGATCGGCACCAGCGCAAACGCGTCCGAAAACGGAATGGGCGCGGCGGCGGCGGACGCGGCCAGGCCGGCCGCCACGTTCACTTCTATCTCAGCCCGCTTTTTTTTTACTTCCAGGGCCTTCTTGTTGCGGGTGGACAGGGCATTGGCGTAGGCGCGCTGCTGCCCCTCGGGAATGTGTTCGGCCGTGACTTCAATCAGCTTGTCCAGGCCCATCGGCGGCAGTTCCGCGTCCAGTTCTTCGATCCATTCCGGCAGCGCGCGCACGGCCACTACCTGCTTGGCGCTCGGCAGCAGCTTGTGCGCCTCGGCAACGAAGGGGCTGTTCTTGCGCGCCTTGGTCAGCACCACCACCACCGGGATGCCGGCGGTGGCCAGCATGTCGGCCAGTTCGATCTCGGCGTCTTCCACGCGGTGGCTGCTGTCCTGGATGCACAGCCAGGCCACATGCACGTGCTTGTCCTGATCGTCGGACGCCGAGCGTTCCTGGATCAAGTCCGTCAGCGCCTGGCGCGAGCGCGCGTAGTCGCCCACTTCCAGGCCGCGCGTGTCGATGATGGTCAGCGGATGGCCGGGCTTGGTGTATTCCTGGGTGGTCTGCGTGACGGGCTTGCCCGCGCCCGTCTTGGCCAGATCGCCGCGAAACACGGCGTTGATCAGCGTGCTCTTGCCCACGCCGGTCTTGCCCGCGATCAGGATGTTGACGCGACCCGCGCCGCGCGTGGCCGTGCTGATGGCGTCGGCGATGGCGTCCTGCAAGGCGGGCGAATCGGGGCGTAGGGGCGGCATGAGCGGTAATAACTGGAAAGGGATTGAGCAACGATATCAGATGAGTCCGACATTCGCGGCAACCGCGATATTTTTCTTGCCACTTCACCGAAGATCCGGGTTGCTTGATGAATCCGGTGCGTGGGCAGGCGCAACGGATCCCATAACCATATGGCTGCCCTGCGGTAAGGAGACCTTGAAAATGGCGTTGGACATAGGAGTCGTCATGCTCTACCTGGGCGGCATGCTGCTGCTGGGCTGGTACGGCATGCGGCGGGCAAAAACCCAGGAAGACTATCTGGTGGCGGGCCGCAACCTGGGGCCCGGTTTGTACATGGGCACCATGGCGGCAACGGTGCTGGGCGGGGCCAGCACGGTGGGTACGGTGCGGCTGGGATATCAATACGGTATTTCGGGGTTCTGGCTATGCGGGGCGCTGGGGCTGGGCATCATCGTGCTGAACCGGGTGCTGGCCAAACCCCTGCTGAAGCTGCGCATCTTCACGGTGACGCAGATTCTTGAACGGCGCTTCACGGCGGGCGCCAAGCATGTCAGCGCGTTGGTCATGATGGCGTATGCGCTGATGTTGGCAGCCACGTCCGTCATCGCCATGGGCACGGTGATGCAGGTGCTGTTCGACCTGCCGTTCTGGGTGTCGGTCGTGGTCGGCGGCGGCGTGGTCGCGGTGTATTCCACGCTAGGCGGAATGTGGTCATTGACCTTGACCGACATCGTGCAATTCATCATCAAGACGGTGGGCCTGATGTTCGTGCTGCTGCCCATCTGCCTGATACGGGTGGGCGGCTGGGACCAGCTGGTGGCGCAGCTGCCCGCCGCCAGTTTCAGCCTGACGAACATCGGCTGGGGCACGATCATCACCTACTTCGTCATCTACTTCCTGGGCATCCTGATCGGCCAGGAAATCTGGCAGCGCGTCTTCACTGCCCGTGACGAACGCGTGGCGCGCGTGGCGGGCACCGCCGCCGGGTTGTACTGCATCGTGTACGGCCTGGTGGGCGCGGTGATCGGCATGACCGCGAAGGTGCTGCTGCCCGATCTGCCCGACGTCAACCACGCGTTCGCCGCCATCGTGCAGGCGGGCCTGCCGGACGGCATACGCGGCCTGGTCATCGCCGCGGCGCTGGCGGCCATGATGTCCACGGCCAGCGCCGCCATGCTGGCCACGTCCACCGTGCTGGCCGAAGACCTGTTGCCGGCGCTGCGGGGCGGGCGCTCGTTCACCGACGTGCGCGTGCACCGGCTGATCACGCTGCTGGCCGCGCTGTCGGCGCTGGGCGTGGCGTTGGTGGTCGATGACGTCATGAGCGCCCTGACCTGCGCGTACAACCTGCTGGTGGGCGGCATGCTGGTGCCGTTGCTGGGTGCCATCTACTGGCGCCGCGCCACCACCGCCGGCGCAATGGCGGGGATGCTGCTGGGTTGCGCGGCGGCCATTGCGTTCATGGTCAAGGACGGCCTGGCGGCCAACACACCGGTCTACGCGGCGCTTGCGGCCAGCGCCGCCGGCTTTGTGCTGATCAGCCTGCTGGGGCGGGCGGGCGCGCCTTGGGGCGATACACCCGTGCCGCGAGCCGACGCCAAATGAACCTTTTATTTCAGGAGCACATCATGCGCTTTACCCCGGAGCGCCTTGCGGCGCTGCGCGCCCGCTTTGGCGGCGCCAACGAAGCCACCATCCACGACCCGCATTTTCGCGAAGTGGCCGTCAACATCATCGACGGCAGCGGCACGCGCAGCGCGCCCTATGCGGGCATGCCTACCTTGCTGGACGCCCCGGCACGCCCCATCGACTGGCAAGCGCCCGACTTCGGCGACCTGCAAGTGGCGCTGACCGGCGTGCCGATGGACCTGGGCGCCAGCAACCGCAGCGGTTGCCGTTTTGGGCCGCGCGCGCTGCGCGCCATCGAACGCGTCGGCCCCTACCACCACGTCTTGCGCTGCACGCCCACGCACGACCTGCGCGTGGCCGATATCGGCGATGTGCCGATGCGCAGCCGCTTCAACCTGGAGCAATCACATGAAGATATCGAAACCGCGTACGCCCAGATCCATGCGGCGGGGGTCATTCCGGTTTCGGTGGGGGGCGACCATTCCATTACCCTGCCGATCCTGCGTGCGCTGGGCCGACGCGCGCCGGTCTCGCTGATCCACTTCGATGCGCATTGCGATACGGGCGGCCCGTTCGACGGCAGCCGCTTTCACCACGGTGGCCCGTTCCGCCAAGCCGTGCTGGACGGCGTGCTGGACCCCACGCGCACCATCCAGATCGGCATCCGTGGCGCGGCGGAATACCTCTGGGAATTCTCGTACGAGTCCGGCATGACGGTCATTCACGCGGAAGACATTGCCCGCCTGGGCGTGGATGCCGTGGTCGCGCAGGCGCGCAAGGTCGTGGGCGACACGCCGGTGTATGTCTCGTTCGACATCGATTGCCTGGACCCGGCGTTTGCGCCGGGCACGGGCACGCCCGAGGTGGGCGGCGTGACCGTGCGCGAAGCGCAGGCCATCCTGCGGGCGCTGGCGGGTATCGACATCATCGGGGGCGACGTGGTCGAAGTGGCGCCCGCCTATGACGCCACGGCCAACACCGCGCACGCGGGCGCGCAGATGCTGTTCGAGATCCTGAGCCTGGTCGGCGTGCGCCACGCGGGCTGACGACGCGCGCGCACTTTCTTGCATTCCCCTTTCGCTTTGGCGCAAAAGGTAATGGAAGGTACGAACGCACACTCGGCGGCGTGGTGCCGCCGATAGTGCGTTCGTCACGGTAAGCATGCACGCTAATGGTGCGCAGGGGCTACGCGCGCGCGCGATGCCCTGGGAGGCTGCACTGGCGCGGGTTTCGCGATATGGGACGGCGGCGACGACGGGGCGTGCGCGCAAAAAAAAGGGCGCGATCGAATGCCCTGCCATGCTGTTACATCACAAATGTTTCGGACGCGTTGGCGGGCATGGCGCCCTCGTAGAATCAGCGCCTCGTAAGGTTTCGCCGCGCTGTCAGCGGCACCGTTCATGACCCGATTTGCCCTCGTCCCCCGTTTGCTCCGGTCGCGCCCGCTGACCAAGGGCTTTCGCTATCTTTACCGCTATACGCGAGCCGGCGCCTATCGGCATAACGAAACCTTGTGGCCGCTGGTGAAAGTACGCCGCGATGCCCGCGACCACGACCGCTTGCTGTCCTGCAACGTGCTCGGCGTGCAAGGCCCGGCTACCTTGCCCCTGGCCGACGTGCCGCGAGACATCACCGGCGACGCCCACCTGATCCTTAGCGGCCCTTCCATTGCTGACATCGACTATGCGCGTTGCCGACTGGGCAACGTGATGGGCGTGAACGGGTCGATTGCGCTGCGGCGCGCGCATCCCTCGTTGCGCTTCGATTACTACGCGATGCTGGACGCGGGCTTTGTGAAGCGCCGGCGCGACCTGGTTGCCGAGGTCTTGTCGCAGGACCTGCTGCTGTTTGTCACGCCCGAGGTGTACCGGTGGATTTCGTACTTGTTCGACGCCAAGGCGGTTCGGTGCCGCATTGCGTTGTTCGAGGAAGTGCACCAGCGTGCGCTGCAACCGCGCGCGCAACCCGATGCCCTTGCCGCGCGGTTGGCGCGCGACCCCGAGCTGGTGTTGTTCGACGCGCATCACCCGCAGCACGCGCACGGCTTCAGCCTGAACCCGTCGCGCGGCCTGTTCGGCGGCGGCACGGTGGCCTACACGGCCTTGCAACTGCTGGCCTGGATGGGCGCGCGCACGCTGTACCTGCACGGCCTGGACCTGAGCGCCACGGCCGGCCCGCGCTTTTACGAAAGCCCGGGCGCGCAGTTGGCCACCGCGCTGGACCGGCAGTTTGCCGGACATATCGAACCGGCGTTCCGCCAGGCCAGCCGCCTGCTGCGCGCGCACGGCGTTCAGGTCTACAACCTGTCCTTGAACAGCCGCCTGGGCGAGGACATATTTGAAAAGCGCCACTGGAGCTGTTTGCTCAAACAAGGGGAATCCCCGCCTTCCCCGCAACGGTTCTCGGGCCTATCACGATGAAGATTCTGTACACCAACTTTCACCAGGGCGATGGCGGCGGGCACACCACCTACGTCATGTCCCTGGCACGCATGCTGCGCCAACGCGCCCAGATTACCGTGGCCGCGCCGCTTGGCAGCCGCCTGCTGGCCGAGGCCCACGCCTTGCCCGGCGTGCACTCCGTTGACCTGGAATTCAAGGGCCGCCCGTTTCAGCAGTTAAGCGCGTTGCGGCGGCTGCGCGCGCTGCTGCGCCGCGAACAGTTCGACGTGATCCACGTGAACGGCTCGGCCGACCATCGCCTGTGCATGCTGGCCACGGTGGGCATGGGCGCCAAGCGCCCGTTCATTGTCTACACGCAGCATACCGATCGCAGCGCCAACAGCCTGGGTGTGCGCATGCGCGCCAAGTGGGGCACCAACCGCGTCATCTGCGTGTGCGGCCACACCTTCCGCCGGATGAAAGATTCGGTGTTTCGCGATGAAGACCTGCGCGTGGTGCACAACGGCGTGGATACGCTTCAGTATCGACCGGCCACCCCTGACGAAGTCGCCCAAGCGCGCGCCGCGCTGTTGCCCAAGGCCATGCAGCGCCGGCTGGTGATTGGCAGCAACGCCGGCACCGCCGTGTACAAGAACTGGCTGGACATGGTGACCGCCGTGTCGCTGCTGCCCGAGCACCAGCGCGATCAGGTCGTGATCCTGATTGCCGGCAAGGAACCCGACGACGAACAGCGCCAGCGCGTGGCCGACCTGGCCATGACGCATCAAGTGGTGTTCACGGGCTTGCTTGACGACGTGCGGCCTTTCCTGGCGGCACTGGATGTGGGGTTTGTGTTGTCGTCCCGTCTGGAGACGATCTCGTTCGCGTGCCGCGAAATGATGGCGGCGGGCAAGCCGGTCATCGTCAGCAAGGTGGGCGGCCTGACCGAGAACGTGACCGACGGGCGCAACGGCTGGGTGGTGCCGCCCGGTTCCGTCAGCAGCGTGCTGGCCACCGTGTCCACCCTCTTGAACGATCGCGCCATCGCCGCGAAGATGGGCGAAGAAGCGCGCAACACCGCGTTGCGCGAGTTTTCTCTGGCGCATTTCGTGGGGCAGACCGAGCAGGTGTACCAAGAACGCGGGGCGTCCGACCGCCAGTTTGAACTGACGTCCTGACGCCCCGGCGTTGCCGCGTGATCCTTAGAAGTGGATCACGGTGCGGATCGACTTGCCTTCATGCATCAGGTCGAAGGCTTCGTTGATGCGATCCAGCGGCAGCGTGTGCGTGACGAACGGGTCCAGGTCGATCTTGCCGCTCATCGCGTCTTCGACCATGCCCGGCAGTTGCGTGCGGCCCTTCACGCCGCCGAAGGCCGATCCGCGCCACACGCGGCCCGTGACCAGCTGGAACGGGCGCGTGCTGATTTCCTGGCCGGCGCCGGCCACGCCGATGATGATGCTTTCGCCCCAGCCCTTGTGGCAGCATTCCAGCGCGGCGCGCATCACGTGCACATTGCCGATACATTCAAACGAGAAGTCCACGCCGCCGTCGGTGAGTTCGACGATGACGTCCTGGATGGGCTTGTCGTAGTCCTTCGGGTTGATGCAGTCGGTGGCGCCCATGGCGCTGGCCAGCACGAACTTGTTCGGGTTGGTGTCCACGGCGATGATGCGGCCGGCCTTGGCCTGCACCGCGCCCTGGATCACGGCCAGGCCGATGCCGCCCAGACCGAACACGGCGACGGTGTCGCCTTCCTTGACCTTCGCGGTGTTGTGCACGGCGCCCAGCCCGGTGGTCACGCCGCAGCCCAACAGGCAAACCTTTTCATGCGGGGCGGCCGGGTTGATCTTGGCCAGCGAGATCTCGTTGACGACCGTGTATTCGCTGAAGGTCGAGCAGCCCATGTAGTGGTACAGCGGCTTGCCTTCGTAGCTGAAGCGCGAGGTGCCGTCGGGCATGACGCCCTTGCCCTGGGTGGCGCGCACCTTCTGGCACAGGTTGGTCTTGCCGGACAGGCAGAACTTGCATTCGCGGCATTCGGCCGTGTAGAGCGGAATGACGTGGTCGCCGGGCTTCAGCGACGTCACGCCTTCGCCCACTTCCACGACCACGCCCGCGCCTTCGTGGCCCAGCACGGCGGGGAACAGGCCTTCGGGGTCGTCGCCGCTGAGCGTGAACGCGTCGGTGTGGCAGACGCCGGTGTGCGTGATCTGCACCAGCACTTCGCCGCGCTGCGGGGGCGCGACGTCGATTTCAACGATTTCCAGCGGCTTGCCGGGTCCGAATGCGACTGCTGCGCGTGATTTCATAATTTTGCTCCACGAATGTCGGGGGGATTACTTCAAATAGGAACGGACGATGCGCATCAGCTGGTCGACCTCGGCCTCGGCGTCGATCCCGGCGTGTTGCGGCCCGCCCTGGGCGGATTGCAGGAAGGTTTCCCGGAGATGGCTTTCCAGCACCTCGGCCATCAGGCCGGTGGCTGCACCGCGCAAGGCGGCCAGCTGTTGCAGCAGCGCGCCGCATTCCGTGCCTTCGTTGACCGCGCGTTCCAATGCTAACGCCTGCCCCTGGATACGGCGCAAGCGGGTAACGACACGTTTTTTTTCTTCCGGCGAATGCGGCACGGCAGGCTCCGAAAACGATACAGGGGGGGAGTATACGAAAAGCGCGGGGTCATTCGCAAGACATGTGTACCTGTCTATACTACAAGCCGTTTTTCACCGCCGTGTGGCGCCCACTCCAGGATCATTCCGTGGCTTCTTCTCCCCCCCGACTACCCGTCCAGGCCAATGCCCTGCCCGCCCCGCTGTATGCGCAGGTCAAGCAGATGATTGCGCAGCAGATCCGCACGGGCGCGTGGCCCGCGCACTACCGGGTGCCCTCGGAAAGCGAACTGGTCGACGAGCTGGGATTCAGCCGCATGACGATCAACCGCGCGCTGCGCGAGCTGACGGCCGAGGGCTTGCTGGTGCGCATGCAGGGGGTGGGCACGTTCGTGGCGCAGCCCAAGGCGCGCTCGGCATTGTTTGCCGTGAACAACATCGCGGACGAGATTGCCGCGCGCAACCATCGGCACCACAGCCGCGTGGTGCGCCTGGCCGAGGAGCCGGCCGGGTCCGAGCAGGCGCTGGCGCTGGACCTGCGCGTGGGCCAACCCGTATTCCATTCCGTCATCGTGCATTTCGAGGACGACGTGCCGATTCAGCTGGAAGACCGCTACGTCAATGTGCGGTTGGC
Coding sequences:
- the hutC gene encoding histidine utilization repressor, which codes for MASSPPRLPVQANALPAPLYAQVKQMIAQQIRTGAWPAHYRVPSESELVDELGFSRMTINRALRELTAEGLLVRMQGVGTFVAQPKARSALFAVNNIADEIAARNHRHHSRVVRLAEEPAGSEQALALDLRVGQPVFHSVIVHFEDDVPIQLEDRYVNVRLAPDYLKQDFTQHTPYEYLTRVAPLSEGEHVVEAILAKPRECQLLQIERSEPCLLIRRRTWSGDRAVTLARLIHPGSRHRLEGKFTT